A region of the Pseudarthrobacter oxydans genome:
CCAGCCGGCATCGGCCACCCGGCTCGCGGTCAGGCTGGCGCTGCCGAGGCAGAAGGTCAACTACCACCTGAAGGCCCTGGAGAAGCACGGGCTGGTGGAGCTGGTGGAGGAGCGGCGCAAGGGCAACGTGACCGAGCGCGTCGTCCAGGCCACGGCCTCGTCCTACCTGATCTCGCCCCAGGCGCTGGCCTCGATCTCACCGGATCCGGGCCGCTTTTCCAGTCATTTCTCGGCGTTCTGGCTGCTGGCGCTTGCGGGCCGGATGGTGCAGGAGCTGGGCAAGCTGATTGCCGGCGCGGCCGCGGCCCGCCAGGAGCTGGCCACGTTCGCGGTGGACGGCGAAGTCACCTTCCGCACCGCGGCCGACCGCGCAGCCTTCGCCGAGGAGCTCGGCGTGGCAGTCACCCGACTGGTGGACAAATACCACGACGGCGACGCCCCCCGCGGGCGGCGGCACCGCCTCGTGGTGGCCCTTCATCCCGTCCTCAAGCCGCTCAAGGAAACAACGGAAACCCCCTCAGGCAAGGAGCAGGACAATGACTGACAACCGCAACTTCGAAATCGTCTGCGACACCGAGCTTCCGGGCACGCCGGAGCGCGTGTGGGAGGCTGTGACCACTGGAACGCCCGCGTGGATGTTCCCCACGGACCAGTGGCCGGACGTCAAGACCGTCAAGGAATACCCGACGCACCTCGTGTCCAGGATGGAGGGGCCGGACGGCTGGTTCAACCAGCTGGAGCACGTCCTGGAACCGCTTGACGGCGGTGGCGCCCGCCTCCACTACGTCCACAGCGGGATCTTTGCGGACAGCTGGGACGAACAGTACGACGGCGCCTCCCGCCACACCGAGTTTTACCTCCACACCCTGGGCCAGTACCTGCAGTACTTCGACGGCCGGCCCGTGGTATTCACGGACATCCAGGCGCCGGCGGCGTCCCAGTCACCAGACGGCTTTGCCCGGCTGCGCGGCGCGCTGGGCCTGGCGTCCGCGGAGCAGGGTTCACGCCTGGACGTGGAGCTCGACGGCATGGGGAGGCTTTCAGGGGAAGTGGACTTCTCCAATGAGCACTTCCTTGGCCTGCGGACATCCGAGGCCATGTACCGCTTCTTCGGCCGCAACGCGTGGGGCGCACCCGTCGGGATGACCGTCCATGATTTCAGCGGTGCAGGGGATTCCGAAGCCACCGCCAGGGCATGGGGCAACTTCCTGGCGAAGGTGTACGCGTAGGGCTGCCGCCGGGACGCGCACCGCTGGCGACAGCCGAGGGTCAGGCAATGGCCACGGCCGGGGCGTTCCTGAGGGTGCGCCGGAGCTGCGGGGCGGCATCCAGCCGGTCCTGCGCTGAACGCAGGGCCAGGACTGCGGTCTCCAGCTTCTCCGGCGGCAGGGTAAAGGGCACCCGGAGGTAGCGTTCGAAGGCGCCGCCAACCCCGAAGCGCGGCCCTGCCGCCAGCCGGATTCCAAAGTCGGGGGCTATGACTGTCAGCGCAGTGCTGATGGGGGCCGGCAGCCTGCACCACGCCGAGAGGCCGCCGGCAGGGTACGCCACCTCCCATTCGGGCAAGTGGCCGGCGAGGAGTTCCAGGAGCGCGGCCCGGCTGTCCCGGAGCGCGGCTAGACGGGCCGGCAGGGGCTCGTCCAAGGCCCTGACCAGGTGGGCGGCGGCCAGTTGCTCCATCAGGGGTCCGCCCAGATCCAGCGAGGTCCGCGCTGCCGCAAAGCGCTGGACCAGGTCCGGAGTAGCCCGGATCCAGCCTGTGCGGAGGCCGCCCCAATGGGATTTGCTGAGCGAGCCGATGGTTACCACTGCCGGGCTGAAAGCCGCGACGGGAGTGGTCCCGGCGCCGTCAAGGTTCAGCTCCCGGAGGGTCTCATCCACCACCAGGACGGTGCCGGCGGCCGCGGCCGCGCGGACCAGCCGGCGGCGCTGGAGGTCCGGCATCAGTTGGCCCGTTGGATTGTGGAAGTCCGGAACCACGTACGCCAGCTTGGGCCGCTGCTGCTGCAGTGCCGCCTGGATGCTGTCCATGTCCCACCCCGGCCGGCCCCCGGAGAATGCCACCGGAACGGGGCGGCACCCGGCCGCCCGGATGGCATCGAGGGCGTTCGGGTAGCTGGGGTGCTCCACCAGCACCCGTTCCTGCCGGCCGGCAAGGGCGCGAAGGACGATGTTGAGGGCATGCTGCGCGCCCGACGTCACCAGGATCTGGTCCGCGGTTGTGGGCGCTCCGGCCGCGGTGTAGCGCGCCGCCACTGCCTCCCGCAGGGGGAGCAGGCCGATGGCGTCGTAGCCGAAGCCGGGGAGCAGAGCCGGGAGTTCGGTGAGGGCGGCCGCGAACGCGCGGTGCACCACCTCTCCGCTGGCGGGAAGGGAGGCATAGGCGAGGTCGATCAGTCCTTCCGGGGCAGCCAGTCCGGGGGCGGTGAGCGCCGGGTCCTTGCGCGCCGGGCCTGTGAATACCGTGGTGCCTGCCGGGGTCACCGGCGGGATCCGTGTCCGGCTCCTGCTGCCTTGGCCGCCGGTAAGGAAACCCTGGTCACGGAGCAGGCCGTAGGCGGCAGTCACCGTGGTCCGGCTGACGCCCAGGACGTCGGACAGCGCCCGCTCGCTGGGCAGGGCCGTGTCCAGGGCCACCCGCCCGTCGAGCACCAGCAGGCGTACGACGTCGGCCAGCTCGCGGTAAGCGGCCGCGGCACCAACGTTCCACTCGCCCAAGAGACGGGCAAGGCCGGCGGCGGTGAGGGATGACATCAGGCCAGTATTTCAGACTGGCTATGTAAATCAAGGCCAGTTTTCTGACAGGGTCGTGTGTATGTTGACCCGCAGACTTCTTCAGCTCTTTACCGGCCTTGCCATGTACGGCATCTCCCTCGCCATGTTCATCCGCGCCGGGCTGGGCCTGGACCCGTGGGATGTCTTTCACCAGGGTGTCGCTGGCAGGACCGGGCTCAGCATCGGTGTGGTGGTCATCATCGTCAGTTTCCTGGTGCTGCTGCTGTGGATTCCGTTGCGGCAGTGGCCGGGGTTCGGAACCCTCTGCAACGCCGTCCTGGTTGGCTTGTTCGCGGACATCGGTCTCGCCCTGATTCCCGCGTTCTCCCACCTGGGCGGACAGGTGGGCCTGCTTGCCGGCGCGGTGCTGCTGAACGGCATCGCTTCGGCCTGCTACATCGGCGCCCGTTTCGGTCCCGGCGCACGGGACGGACTGATGACCGGGCTGGCGAGGCGTACTGGCTGGTCTGTCCGGGTGTCCCGCACGCTGATCGAAATTGTTGTCCTCGCCGTCGGCTGGTTCCTTGGTGGCTCCGTGGGAGTGGGGACTGTTGTGTACGCCCTTGCCATCGGCCCCCTGGTCCAGCTCCTGCTGCCGGTCTTCATGGTGACCGCTGCACACGCCGACGCTGGAAGCGGCGGCGACTCCCGAAGCGCAGCCCCGGAGCCGCTTGCCAGCACCAACTGAGGCGGCAGGCGGGGGCGGGGAATCCTAGGCCAACAGGGGCTGGCATGTGGGGCAGAAGTAGATGTCCCGTTCCTCGTCGCCGTTCAGCTTGCCCAGCACCCCGCGCCGGATGGGTGTTCCGCACTTGAGGCAGGCCTGGTGTTCCCTGCGGTACACCCAGTAGCCGGGCCGCCCCGCCATCCTGCCCACCGGCAGGCCCCTGGCGTTGAGGATGGTGACCCGGCGGCCGGGGCCCAGGTTGACTTCCAGGAGCTGCTTGGCGTCGGTCATGAGGGTCCGCAGGTCCGCCACCGAGGACACCGGCGAGGCGGGGTGCACCCCGGAGAGGAAGCACGCCTCGCACCGGTAGATGTTGCCGATCCCGGCAAGGTTCCTCTGGTCCAGGAGGGCCACGCCCACGGGGACGTCCGGGGCGGAGCGGATCCGCCGTTCTGCTTCGTCCGGGTCCCAGTCCGGGCCCAGCAGGTCCGGGCCCAGGAATCCCACGATGGAATCCTCGCTTGCGGTGGCCACCACTTCCACGATGCCCAGCGAGAATCCGACGGCGTCCGCAGCCGCGGTCCGCAGCACGCAACGGGCCGTGTAGCCTGGTTTCCGCCACTTCCCCCCGGGCGGGTAGACCTGCCAGGTCCCTTCCATCTTCAGGTGGGAATGGATGGTGAGCCTCTTGTCGTCCGGTCCCACCACGCGCATCAGCAGGTGCTTGCCGCGCGCGACTACCTCGGCCACGGTCCAGCCGGCAAGGTTCAGCGTGGCGAAGCGCGGAACGCGGAAATCGGAGCCAAGCAGTGTCTGCCCTGCCAGTGCCTGGTGCAGCTGGTTGGCTGCACGCCAGACGGAGTCGCCCTCAGGCACGGATCCTCAGCCCCTTCGGGGTGGAGTAGGCGCCGGCGGAGCTGAGGGCTGCAGCCACCGGGGTGTCCAGGATGCCGTGGCCGTTGACCTTCTCCATGATGAGTTTGTCCACGGCCCCGCGGGTCACCACGCCCACCAGGGCTGCGCCTGCCGCCGCCAGCACGGCATCATCGCCGCTGAAAGCCAGCAGGGTCTTCCCGCCCCTCTCCACGTACAGGACCAGCGCCCCATCCACCAGCACCACCAGGGCGCCGGCTTTCCGCCCCGGACGGTGCCCGGTGCCGGCGTCGTCCTGGAGGGCGGGCCAGGGGAGGGCTGCACCGTACGGGTTGGCCGGGTCCGTGGCGGCCAGGGCAAGGGCAACCGGCTCGGGCTTGGCGAGCTGGCTGTCCTCTGAGTACGAGCGCAGCCGGTCAACAGTGGCCGGAACGGCGAATTGGGCCGCGCCCAGGTGCTCAATGAAGTAGCCGCGGCGGCAGCGCCCTGCCTCCTCCAGCCTGGCCAGGACTTTGTACATCAGGCCGAAGCCGCCCAGGATCTGTTCCGCCATCACGGATCCCCTGGTGACCACCCCGTAGCGGTCCAGCAGGAGTTCGGCAGTGGCGCGGGCGTGGATGGTGGCGTCCAGCTCCGGCTGCGGAAGGGCGGACCAGCGGCCGGCAGCCATCGGGGGAGTTGCGGCCGCCCCGGCCAAGGCGCCATAACGCCCGCCCGCCAGTCCCGGCGAGCCCACGAGCCCGCTTCCGTGGGAACGGCCCAGCCTGCTGAGCCGCGGAGCCCTGGCCCGCGGTGCCCGTGCCACCTGCCGATGCGCTGTATGTCCACCGGCAATCAGGGCGCGGACCGGGGCGAAGGTGTCCCCGGTGATCCGGCCTGCCCAGGCCAGGTCCCAGAGCGCCGCGACCACTTCCTGGTCGCTGAGCACGGAGTCCATGCCGCCGGCGACGTCCGTCAGTTGCCGGAAGAAGTAGCCGCCGCCGTTGTTCCGCAGGTGGTCCAGCAGCCGCTGCTGGGCATCACCGGGTTCGTACTCGACTGCGGGGCTCAGGGTCAGTTCCGCGGAGTCGGCGAGGTGAAGGCTGATCCAGCCGTCATTCCCGGGCAGGGCGCCTGCGCCGGACCAAAGGATTTCCCCGGCGGCCATGAGCTCGTCCAGCATGGCCGGCTGGTAGTTGGACACCCTGCTGGCGAGGATGAGCGGCTCCCACGCGGATGCCGGAACAGGAATTCCGGAGAGCTGGTCAACGGCCGTGATGATGCCGTCCAGGCCCCGCAGCGAGGGCTGGCCGCGGCCACCGCCTGGCGTGCGGACATGCTGCCAGGCGGGGAGGAAGCGCCCGTAGGCTGCCGCGTCCACTGGTTCCACTTCCGCGCGGAGGGCCGCCAGCGAACGACGGCGGAGCTTCCGCAGGACCTCGGCGTCGCACCATTCGCTGACGGCAGCATGGAGGGGCAGGTGCGGCGAGGGCAGGTCACCTGCCGGCGGGGGGCCCGGGTCCACCACACCAGGTTCCACGCCATCGGCGGGAGCGGCTTCGCCGCCGACCCCGCCCTCCCGGGGGGCTTCCGGCTGTGCGGCATGCGGCCGGAACTCGCCCTCCACCACGCGCCCGTCCGCGGCCAGGCGCTTCAGGGCCGTGCTGACGACTGCCACACCCAGGCCCAGCCGCGCTGCGGCCTCGGCGGCGGTGAAGGGTCCATGCGTGCGGGCGTAGCGCGAAACAAGGTCGCCGAGGGGGTCCGCCACGGGCTCGATGAAGGCGAGCGGGACGCCCATGGGCAGCGGAACGCCAATGGCGTCGCGGAGCCGCGCGGCGTCTTCAACGGCGGCAAACCGTTCCACGCCGCCGATGTTTACCTTGATGGCGCGGTTGGCCCGCTGCAGGGCGGTGAGGTGGGCAGCGGCTTCTGCGGGTTGGGCGTGCGCGGTGTTGGTGGGATCTGTGTTGGTGGGCTCTGTGTTGGTGGGCTCTGTGTTGGTGGGCTCTGTGTTGGTGGGCTCTGTGTTGGTGGGCTCTGCGTGGGTGGGCCCGGTTTCGGCAGGCTCAACCACGCCGGCAGGCTCAACCACCGGTGCAGGCTCAACCG
Encoded here:
- a CDS encoding DNA-formamidopyrimidine glycosylase family protein, whose protein sequence is MPEGDSVWRAANQLHQALAGQTLLGSDFRVPRFATLNLAGWTVAEVVARGKHLLMRVVGPDDKRLTIHSHLKMEGTWQVYPPGGKWRKPGYTARCVLRTAAADAVGFSLGIVEVVATASEDSIVGFLGPDLLGPDWDPDEAERRIRSAPDVPVGVALLDQRNLAGIGNIYRCEACFLSGVHPASPVSSVADLRTLMTDAKQLLEVNLGPGRRVTILNARGLPVGRMAGRPGYWVYRREHQACLKCGTPIRRGVLGKLNGDEERDIYFCPTCQPLLA
- a CDS encoding helix-turn-helix domain-containing protein, encoding MLEIAVIEDPAAAEVSLDPIRTRILRELVQPASATRLAVRLALPRQKVNYHLKALEKHGLVELVEERRKGNVTERVVQATASSYLISPQALASISPDPGRFSSHFSAFWLLALAGRMVQELGKLIAGAAAARQELATFAVDGEVTFRTAADRAAFAEELGVAVTRLVDKYHDGDAPRGRRHRLVVALHPVLKPLKETTETPSGKEQDND
- a CDS encoding PLP-dependent aminotransferase family protein codes for the protein MSSLTAAGLARLLGEWNVGAAAAYRELADVVRLLVLDGRVALDTALPSERALSDVLGVSRTTVTAAYGLLRDQGFLTGGQGSRSRTRIPPVTPAGTTVFTGPARKDPALTAPGLAAPEGLIDLAYASLPASGEVVHRAFAAALTELPALLPGFGYDAIGLLPLREAVAARYTAAGAPTTADQILVTSGAQHALNIVLRALAGRQERVLVEHPSYPNALDAIRAAGCRPVPVAFSGGRPGWDMDSIQAALQQQRPKLAYVVPDFHNPTGQLMPDLQRRRLVRAAAAAGTVLVVDETLRELNLDGAGTTPVAAFSPAVVTIGSLSKSHWGGLRTGWIRATPDLVQRFAAARTSLDLGGPLMEQLAAAHLVRALDEPLPARLAALRDSRAALLELLAGHLPEWEVAYPAGGLSAWCRLPAPISTALTVIAPDFGIRLAAGPRFGVGGAFERYLRVPFTLPPEKLETAVLALRSAQDRLDAAPQLRRTLRNAPAVAIA
- a CDS encoding SRPBCC domain-containing protein, translating into MTDNRNFEIVCDTELPGTPERVWEAVTTGTPAWMFPTDQWPDVKTVKEYPTHLVSRMEGPDGWFNQLEHVLEPLDGGGARLHYVHSGIFADSWDEQYDGASRHTEFYLHTLGQYLQYFDGRPVVFTDIQAPAASQSPDGFARLRGALGLASAEQGSRLDVELDGMGRLSGEVDFSNEHFLGLRTSEAMYRFFGRNAWGAPVGMTVHDFSGAGDSEATARAWGNFLAKVYA